In Methylobacterium aquaticum, the following are encoded in one genomic region:
- the ubiE gene encoding bifunctional demethylmenaquinone methyltransferase/2-methoxy-6-polyprenyl-1,4-benzoquinol methylase UbiE, which translates to MAGDETSTDFGFERVRLAEKQDRVNEVFRSVAKRYDLMNDLMSGGLHRAWKSAFVSTLRPSRTRPFRLLDVAGGTGDIAFRTLEAGGPDTKVTVLDINEAMLGVGRERAGHRYGSRIDFVAGNAESLPLPAGTFDAYTIAFGIRNVPRIELALAEAHRVLKVGGRFLCLEFSHVDVPGLDKIYEAYSFKVIPRLGAMVAGDKESYQYLVESIRRFPTPGSFSRMIEEAGFGHVTHRPLSGGICAIHSGWKLA; encoded by the coding sequence ATGGCCGGCGACGAGACCAGCACCGATTTCGGCTTCGAGCGCGTCAGGCTCGCGGAGAAGCAGGACCGCGTCAACGAGGTCTTCCGCTCGGTGGCGAAGCGCTACGACCTGATGAACGACCTGATGTCCGGGGGCCTGCACCGGGCGTGGAAGAGCGCCTTCGTGTCGACGCTTCGCCCGTCGCGCACCCGGCCGTTCCGGCTGCTGGACGTCGCCGGCGGCACCGGCGACATCGCGTTCCGCACCCTTGAGGCCGGCGGGCCCGACACCAAGGTGACGGTGCTCGACATCAACGAGGCGATGCTCGGGGTCGGCCGCGAGCGGGCGGGCCACCGGTACGGCTCGCGCATCGACTTCGTCGCCGGCAACGCCGAGTCGCTGCCGCTGCCGGCCGGCACCTTCGACGCCTACACCATCGCCTTCGGCATCCGGAACGTGCCGCGGATCGAGCTGGCGCTGGCCGAGGCCCACCGGGTGCTCAAGGTCGGCGGCCGCTTCCTGTGCCTCGAATTCTCCCATGTCGACGTGCCGGGGCTCGACAAGATCTACGAGGCCTACTCGTTCAAGGTGATCCCGCGGCTGGGCGCGATGGTGGCGGGCGACAAGGAATCCTACCAGTACCTCGTCGAGTCGATCCGCCGCTTCCCGACCCCCGGGAGCTTTTCCCGGATGATCGAGGAGGCGGGCTTCGGCCACGTCACCCACCGTCCGCTCTCGGGCGGCATCTGCGCCATCCATTCCGGCTGGAAGCTCGCGTGA